A single window of Candoia aspera isolate rCanAsp1 chromosome 3, rCanAsp1.hap2, whole genome shotgun sequence DNA harbors:
- the SLC45A3 gene encoding solute carrier family 45 member 3, translating into MMRCMGGLAQRAWLSMVFQNRKAQLLLINSLTFGLEVCLAAGVTYVPPLLLEVGVEEKFMTMVLGIGPVLGLVFVPLLGSASDHWHSSYGRRRPFIWVLCLGVLLSLLIIPHAHHLAGLVALDTRALELAFLILGVGLLDFCGQVCFTPLEALLSDLFQEPDSCRQAFSLYSFMVSLGGCVGYLLPAIDWDSSFLAPYLGGQEECLFSLLTIIFLGCVLATVFVREEVSAQVELSSGPIGKSSKSPSFGCCSFWLPKNFLRTRHLVQAFRNLCALAPRLHGVCCRIPKVIRKLFVAEFCSWMALMTFMLFYTDFVGEGLYQGVPRAKPGTEARRNYDEGIRMGSLGLFLQCIISIFFSTIMDRMVKQFGTRMVYLASVALFPLTAFIMCFSQSVVIVTVSAALTGFPFSVLQILPYTLASLYHHEKQIYLPKYKSKEDAAQSEKKLGFLKNHLSTQKLNYQNGHGGSLHSPPVAGSSLCVSSPCEVSLMMMVGDSDTATASRGICSDLAILDSAFLLSQVIPSLLMGSLVQFTQSVTTYMASATGFGLVAIYFATKVIFDKSDMAKYSV; encoded by the exons ATGATGAGGTGCATGGGGGGCCTGGCTCAGAGGGCCTGGCTCAGCATGGTGTTTCAGAATCGCAAAGCCCAGCTTTTGCTGATCAACTCCCTAACCTTTGGCTTGGAAGTCTGCCTTGCTGCAGGTGTCACATATGTGCCGCCCCTCTTGTTGGAAGTAGGAGTGGAAGAGAAGTTTATGACCATGGTTCTGG GGATTGGGCCAGTTCTAGGCCTAGTGTTTGTACCACTCCTTGGCTCTGCCAGCGACCACTGGCATAGCAGCTATGGCCGACGAAGGCCCTTCATCTGGGTCCTGTGCCTAGGCGTTCTCCTGAGCCTTCTGATCATCCCACATGCTCACCATCTGGCTGGACTCGTTGCCTTGGACACCCGTGCCTTGGAGCTGGCCTTCCTTATCCTGGGGGTTGGCCTCCTTGACTTCTGTGGCCAGGTCTGCTTCACCCCCTTGGAGGCCCTTCTCTCTGACCTGTTCCAGGAGCCGGACAGCTGCCGACAGGCCTTCTCTTTGTACTCTTTCATGGTTAGCCTGGGAGGCTGTGTTGGGTACTTGCTCCCAGCTATTGACTGGGACAGTAGCTTCCTTGCTCCTTACTTAGGGGGTCAGGAGGAATGCCTCTTTAGCCTCCTTACCATCATCTTCCTTGGCTGTGTCTTAGCAACTGTCTTTGTGAGAGAGGAGGTGTCAGCTCAGGTAGAGCTCAGCTCAGGCCCTATAGGGAAGTCTTCCAAGTCCCCATCATTTGGCTGCTGCTCTTTCTGGCTTCCAAAGAACTTTTTGAGGACCAGGCACCTGGTCCAGGCCTTTAGGAATCTTTGTGCCTTGGCCCCACGCCTACATGGAGTGTGCTGTCGTATTCCCAAGGTAATCCGAAAGCTTTTTGTGGCAGAATTCTGCAGCTGGATGGCCCTCATGACGTTCATGCTGTTCTACACAGACTTTGTTGGGGAAGGACTGTACCAGGGCGTTCCCAGGGCTAAGCCTGGGACGGAAGCCAGGAGAAACTATGATGAAG GAATTCGGATGGGTAGCCTGGGCCTCTTTCTCCAGTGCATCatctccattttcttctcaacaaTCATGGATCGGATGGTGAAACAGTTTGGGACACGAATGGTCTACTTAGCTAGCGTGGCCCTATTTCCACTGACAGCCTTCATCATGTGCTTCTCTCAAAGTGTTGTCATTGTCACTGTTTCTGCTGCCTTGACTGGCTTCCCTTTCTCAGTGCTTCAGATCCTTCCATACACACTTGCATCACTTTATCATCATGAAAAACAG atATATTTGCCTAAGTATAAAAGTAAAGAGGATGCAGCTCAATCAGAAAAGAAACTTGGTTTTCTCAAAAACCACCTTTCTACTCAGAAGTTGAACTACCAGAATGGACATGGTGGAAGCCTGCACTCTCCCCCCGTTGCTGGCTCTTCTCTCTGTGTCAGCTCACCATGTGAAGTCTCACTCATGATGATGGTGGGAGATTCAGACACTGCAACTGCAAGCCGAGGCATCTGTTCAGATCTGGCCATCTTGGACagtgcttttcttctttcccaggttATCCCATCCCTTCTTATGGGTTCACTGGTTCAGTTCACACAGTCTGTCACCACTTATATGGCATCTGCTACTGGCTTTGGGTTGGTAGCCATTTACTTTGCAACCAAAGTTATTTTTGACAAAAGTGATATGGCCAAGTATTCAGTATAG